GATGCCGCTGAAGCCGGGCGACTGATCGATGCCACCCAGGGCCGCAAGACCCGATCCATCATTGTCATGTCCAGCAACCACGTGGTGCTGTCGGCCATCAATCCGGATACGGTTTCGCAGCGGTTTGCCGCCATCAACGGACAGGGGCTGATTGACGAGGAGTAGCCGTCGCGGCAGGCAAGACATGATGACCATTTTTCAGCAGCCAGACAAAAACGCATCAGGACAATCCGGCCCTCACCGGCGGGGGAGGCTGTTTATCGTTTCGGCCCCTTCGGCTGCCGGTAAAACCACCCTCTGCGCCGGTCTGCTGGAGCGGCTGCCGGATATGGTCCGTTCCGTGTCCTATACCACCCGCGCACCCCGGCCGGGAGAACAAAACGGCGTTGATTATTATTTTATTGACGAAAAACAGTTCCGGGCCGGGATCGATACCAATCGATGGGTGGAGTGGGCCCGGGTCCACGGCAATTATTACGGAACCGCCGCGGACGCCATCGAGGAGAAGCTGTCGGCCGGAATCGACATGGTGCTGAACATCGATGTCCAGGGCGCCGACCAGATCCATGCCCGCTATCCCGACAGCGTCCGGATTTTCATTCTGCCGCCTTCCCTGGAGGAACTGCGGCGGCGGTTGGAGACACGAGGCGGTGATGACCCCGCGGCCATGGACGTGCGTATGGCGGCCGCCCAGCAGGAAATGGCCCGGCGCCATGATTTTGACCATGTCATCGTCAATGATGACCTGGACACGGCCATCGATCAGTTGATCGCCGTTGTCGCCGGTTACC
This window of the Thermodesulfobacteriota bacterium genome carries:
- a CDS encoding DUF370 domain-containing protein, which gives rise to MPQKLLNVGFGNRIVAEEVVAIISSSSAPVKRMRNDAAEAGRLIDATQGRKTRSIIVMSSNHVVLSAINPDTVSQRFAAINGQGLIDEE
- the gmk gene encoding guanylate kinase, which gives rise to MMTIFQQPDKNASGQSGPHRRGRLFIVSAPSAAGKTTLCAGLLERLPDMVRSVSYTTRAPRPGEQNGVDYYFIDEKQFRAGIDTNRWVEWARVHGNYYGTAADAIEEKLSAGIDMVLNIDVQGADQIHARYPDSVRIFILPPSLEELRRRLETRGGDDPAAMDVRMAAAQQEMARRHDFDHVIVNDDLDTAIDQLIAVVAGYRSS